From a single Anaerolineales bacterium genomic region:
- the add gene encoding adenosine deaminase produces MKNFDPKYNDIPKTEIHCHLEGAIRTQTIIDVAREYNISLPAYEVDELDKHVKVLDQMRDLQAVLEAFDIFQRSITSPAVFERIAWELFEDCAKQNIRLFEVRFSPDWAFHGHDLNWDACLEGLLRAQERAEKEFDMAIGIIAITSRSMGADSCVKTVDWAIRHRNHIQAVDLADGEMIYPMQDFIKPILKAKDAGLKVTIHSGEDTPASYVIETVENFKPDRIGHGIHSIEDMRAVDMLIERGVTLEVNPWSNYLTNSVPTIEAHPLKKLYDLGVRVTINSDDPEVLETNVNNEYRIAHEVLGMSMKEIGECNRVAFDASFIDAAKRQRIWDKYFVNSTPNSN; encoded by the coding sequence ATGAAAAACTTCGACCCGAAATATAACGATATTCCCAAGACTGAGATCCACTGTCATCTTGAAGGCGCGATCCGCACGCAGACCATCATTGACGTTGCGCGCGAATACAACATTTCACTGCCCGCCTATGAAGTGGACGAACTGGATAAACACGTCAAAGTCCTTGACCAGATGCGCGATCTGCAAGCCGTGTTGGAAGCGTTCGATATTTTCCAGCGCAGTATCACGTCGCCAGCCGTGTTCGAACGCATAGCCTGGGAATTGTTCGAAGATTGCGCGAAGCAGAACATCAGACTCTTTGAGGTGCGCTTCTCGCCCGATTGGGCGTTTCACGGACATGACCTGAATTGGGATGCCTGCCTCGAAGGTCTGCTCCGCGCGCAGGAACGGGCGGAAAAAGAATTCGACATGGCGATCGGCATCATTGCCATCACCTCCCGCAGTATGGGCGCGGACTCGTGTGTCAAAACTGTGGATTGGGCGATCCGCCACCGCAACCACATCCAAGCCGTTGACCTTGCCGATGGCGAGATGATCTACCCGATGCAGGATTTTATCAAGCCGATTCTGAAGGCGAAGGATGCAGGCTTGAAAGTAACCATCCATTCGGGGGAGGATACGCCTGCTTCGTATGTCATTGAAACCGTTGAAAATTTCAAGCCAGACCGCATTGGGCACGGAATTCACAGCATCGAAGATATGCGGGCGGTGGACATGCTCATCGAGCGGGGGGTCACGCTGGAGGTGAATCCCTGGTCGAATTACCTGACCAACTCCGTCCCGACGATCGAGGCGCATCCGCTCAAGAAGTTGTACGACCTCGGCGTGCGCGTCACCATCAATTCAGACGATCCCGAAGTGCTCGAAACGAACGTCAACAACGAATACCGCATTGCGCACGAAGTTCTCGGCATGAGCATGAAAGAGATTGGGGAATGCAACCGGGTTGCTTTTGATGCTTCGTTCATTGACGCGGCGAAAAGACAGCGGATCTGGGATAAATATTTTGTTAATTCCACCCCAAATTCAAATTGA
- the rpmH gene encoding 50S ribosomal protein L34, which yields MTKRTYQPKIRRRVRVHGFRKRMSTADGRAVLKRRRLKGRHKLAVRANEHVKRVRW from the coding sequence ATGACCAAGCGAACATACCAACCCAAGATCCGCCGCCGCGTGCGTGTGCATGGATTCCGCAAACGCATGTCCACGGCTGACGGGCGCGCCGTGCTCAAGCGCCGCCGTCTTAAAGGACGCCATAAACTTGCGGTCCGAGCCAACGAACACGTCAAGCGGGTTCGCTGGTAG
- the rnpA gene encoding ribonuclease P protein component: MQRRFRLSRSEDFKRVRRTGKSYAHPLVVLVAQASDANSRVRVGVAAGKTTGTAVHRNRAKRLLREAMRPLIPSVASGWDLILIARPALVSASLEDTRSALTSLLRRASLLLPANES; encoded by the coding sequence GTGCAGAGACGATTTCGACTGTCCCGATCCGAAGACTTCAAGCGGGTGCGGCGAACTGGCAAGTCCTATGCCCATCCGCTTGTTGTGTTAGTAGCGCAAGCCAGTGACGCCAATTCCCGAGTCCGTGTGGGTGTTGCCGCCGGCAAGACGACAGGGACAGCCGTCCATCGCAACCGTGCCAAGCGACTCTTGCGCGAAGCGATGCGTCCGCTGATACCGTCTGTCGCCTCAGGCTGGGACCTGATCCTGATTGCCCGACCCGCGCTTGTATCCGCATCCCTCGAAGATACCCGCTCCGCGCTGACCAGCCTTTTGCGGCGTGCCAGCCTGCTCCTCCCTGCGAATGAATCCTGA
- the yidD gene encoding membrane protein insertion efficiency factor YidD, which produces MNPETEFHLHDYSHEPRLRDVPRTLGNMPRIAVLGLIRLYQMVISPGLPANTCRFYPSCSHYGYQAVYKHGALKGSFMAVWRVLRCNPFNPGGYDPVK; this is translated from the coding sequence ATGAATCCTGAAACCGAATTCCATCTCCACGATTATTCCCACGAACCGCGTCTTCGCGATGTGCCGCGCACGCTCGGAAATATGCCGCGCATTGCCGTGCTGGGATTGATTCGTTTGTATCAAATGGTGATTTCACCCGGGTTGCCTGCGAATACCTGCCGTTTTTATCCATCCTGCTCTCATTACGGATATCAGGCTGTGTACAAGCATGGCGCGTTAAAGGGATCGTTCATGGCGGTTTGGCGTGTATTGCGCTGCAATCCCTTTAACCCCGGCGGATATGATCCTGTCAAATAA
- a CDS encoding PQQ-binding-like beta-propeller repeat protein, with protein MNTKRLLFFFLLALGALVLSACGTQPLANNWPGLAADDERAYLSSGSFVYAVDVTNGREIWRYPAEADNKLIFYATPVLTEDGHLLIGSAGTSHPFVSLDPETGRENWSESFMGAKGAWVGSPLVLNEVIYAPNTDGFLYMLDMRGRQITDPIELGGALWSAPVTDGSLIYVTSLDHHLHIIDPSNLSLSEPLSLGGAAPGSPAVGDGGIFVGSFSANMEFVQSNGNRQVLANAGNWIWGAPTLDGETLYYADLDGKIYSLDLATNRQNWDNVQPDGPVVASMLVLDDQIYVATESGSFFALDRNGRIVWEKIPGGQIYTAPVLSGDLILVAPYQADFALAAYDADGRQAWTFKP; from the coding sequence TTGAATACAAAAAGATTGCTGTTTTTTTTCCTCCTTGCGCTTGGCGCGCTTGTGCTTAGCGCCTGCGGCACCCAGCCGCTTGCGAACAACTGGCCCGGTCTCGCCGCGGATGATGAACGTGCTTATCTTTCCAGCGGTTCCTTCGTCTATGCGGTGGATGTGACGAACGGCAGGGAAATCTGGCGTTACCCCGCCGAAGCCGACAATAAACTGATCTTCTATGCCACCCCTGTCTTGACAGAAGACGGTCATCTGCTTATCGGCAGCGCCGGCACCTCCCATCCCTTTGTCAGCCTTGACCCTGAAACTGGCAGGGAGAACTGGTCGGAATCGTTCATGGGTGCGAAAGGCGCCTGGGTGGGATCGCCTCTCGTCTTGAACGAAGTGATCTACGCGCCCAATACTGACGGTTTCCTGTATATGCTTGACATGCGCGGACGGCAAATTACCGACCCCATTGAACTGGGCGGCGCGCTGTGGTCTGCCCCGGTCACAGACGGCTCTTTAATCTATGTCACTTCCCTCGATCATCATCTTCATATCATTGACCCGTCGAACCTGTCCTTGTCGGAGCCTCTCAGTCTGGGTGGTGCGGCTCCCGGCAGTCCCGCGGTCGGCGATGGCGGCATCTTTGTCGGTTCGTTTTCGGCGAACATGGAGTTCGTCCAATCCAACGGAAATCGCCAGGTGCTTGCCAATGCGGGCAACTGGATCTGGGGCGCGCCCACACTCGACGGCGAAACCCTCTACTATGCCGACTTGGACGGAAAGATCTACTCGCTCGATCTCGCAACCAACCGCCAGAATTGGGATAACGTCCAGCCGGATGGACCTGTCGTGGCGAGCATGCTCGTGTTGGATGACCAGATCTACGTCGCGACAGAATCGGGGTCCTTCTTCGCCCTGGATCGCAATGGAAGGATCGTCTGGGAAAAGATTCCCGGCGGGCAGATTTACACCGCCCCAGTCCTTTCCGGTGACTTGATCCTCGTCGCGCCGTATCAGGCTGATTTTGCCCTTGCCGCCTATGACGCGGACGGCAGACAAGCCTGGACTTTCAAACCCTAA
- a CDS encoding YidC/Oxa1 family membrane protein insertase, giving the protein MWESLIIQPMTNLLLFIYDLLGSGPHMFGLAIILFTIVIKLITWPLNASQVKGAQAMQELQNDKDWQEIQKKYAKDREKLAQEQMRIYKEKGINPFASCLPTLVQFPIIIGLYQSIIRALSATPLDMLKLARTIYPFQDVQSIIPLNSTFLWMDLGRPESIQILGFALPTLAIIVAVTTWIQTKLTMPASSNPNDQSAQMSRMMSIYMPFLLGWFALNFASGISVYFIISNILGVVQYAATGRANWNNLLPGRRTPAAASTTKKK; this is encoded by the coding sequence ATGTGGGAATCACTTATCATTCAACCCATGACCAACCTCCTGCTGTTCATTTATGACCTGCTGGGGAGCGGTCCGCACATGTTCGGTCTTGCGATCATCCTGTTCACCATCGTCATCAAACTGATTACCTGGCCCCTCAATGCATCGCAGGTAAAGGGTGCGCAAGCCATGCAGGAACTTCAGAACGACAAGGATTGGCAGGAGATCCAAAAGAAGTATGCCAAGGACCGCGAGAAACTGGCGCAGGAGCAAATGCGCATTTACAAGGAAAAAGGCATCAACCCCTTCGCGTCCTGCCTGCCGACTTTGGTTCAATTTCCCATCATCATCGGCTTGTACCAGAGCATCATCCGTGCACTTTCCGCGACCCCGCTCGACATGCTGAAACTTGCCCGCACCATCTACCCCTTTCAGGATGTCCAAAGCATCATCCCGCTCAACAGCACCTTCCTGTGGATGGACCTCGGACGTCCCGAATCGATCCAGATCCTCGGCTTTGCTCTGCCCACCCTTGCCATCATCGTTGCAGTGACCACCTGGATTCAGACCAAACTGACCATGCCCGCATCCAGCAACCCGAACGACCAGAGCGCGCAAATGTCCAGAATGATGAGCATTTACATGCCGTTCCTCTTGGGCTGGTTTGCGTTGAACTTTGCCTCCGGCATCTCGGTCTATTTCATCATCAGTAATATTTTGGGTGTCGTTCAATACGCCGCAACAGGGCGTGCCAATTGGAACAATCTCCTGCCCGGCCGCCGCACCCCGGCTGCCGCATCCACA